GTCGGTAAAGTAATTGACCAATACGTCATATTCCCTACCTGAAAACTCGGAAAAGTCCCCATTCTCAATTGAACCGTTCCAGCCTAAGTCCTTATCCGTACAAAAGGGAATGGAAAACATCCCGTATTTGTCCTGCCCTCTTTTATATCCCATTACATGTACTGCATTGGGCTTAAGTCCCATTTGCTGTATAAGGGACTGAAAGACTTCGGCATTTCTAAACTTATCCATGTCCACTATGCACGCAATACTGGACACCCCTTTTTTATCCCTTACAAACCTTGGCTTTTTTAGTTCGTCCTCAAGATATTTATGTCCAGATTTTGCCTTAAACTTTTCCTGTATTCCTTTAAAGACCATACCTATTATTGCATTTATACAAATGTAGGCAATCTGTTTATCCAATACGAAGGTAGTGGGAACTGAAGTTTTAAAAAATTAACAAATTGTGTTATTTGTAACTTTTGAATTTTTTTGACATCAACTGTAACACTTTGGAAAATCACTCGTCCTTAGGGTACAAATCATCAATCAAGAACATGTTTTAATTCATCAATCAAGAACATGTTTTCAACGTTAAAAAGGCGGTACTGCCATTATCCGGTGCCGCCTTTGTGTTGATAATAAGGTATTGCTACTACCCCTGAATTGAACCAGTTTTATAGGAGGGAAAAGTTTGGGTAGTATGATTAAGACCTTCCAGGGCGATATTACACCAATATTTTTTTTCAAATTGGTCCTTATTTTACCGTTATTATAAGGAACTGCACAAACTGGGAAGTGTTGCCCTACTGTTCTCCATATTTCCCTGCTCTTTATAGGTATTTTCTTCCATAACCAAAGATTTATTTGCATTTTTTTGTAAGTAATCTTAAAGATTTCATTATCTTGAAATTCCTCCCCCAATCGTGTTTTTATCATCAATTCAAACCATTCAACCAATGCCGATTTTCTATTTTTTTAGGTACTTGGACGCTGTTGGCCATATTTGATGATGGAATGCGAAAAAACTGGCAAAAACAAAATTCCGGCCATTGCCAAAATTGTAAAGACCAGTATCCATGCATTAATTGATCATACCATTTGGACAGAATTTAAAACAATTGTGCAAATGCGTATTTGGTCCAGAACGTGAATAACCAAAATCTAAAAAGATACAGTATGGGCAATATAGGTTTCATTCAAGAAGATTTCGTTAAGACGTATGCCGAAGCAAAAAAGTCTTCCAATAAAAAAATGAATCTTGCATTTGGCGATAAAGTGGAAATTCTGGAATTTAAAAGGGGGTGGACCAAACTAAGGTGTTTAGACAGCTATGATGACTCCACGAAATTTGTAAGGGGGAAGTTGGATCTGGCGGAATCCGGAGTACTCAAAATTTCCATGGTTGATGTACAACAAGGGGATGGGATGATAATTGAGTCCCCTAAAGGAAAAGTAGTTTTTGTGGATGGCGGAGACAATAAGCTTTTTGCCAGGCATGCAGCCGCAAGATATCAGCACAAAAAAACTACGGACTCGAACCGAATGGACGTAGAGGCCATTATTATCACCCATGGAGATGCGGACCATTTTGATGGATTAAATGAGATTGTGAAATCAGAAAAGAATAAAACTGCCCGTAAAAGGTTGTTCATCCATCCCAAAAGGATTTTTCATAATGGTTTGGTCAAAAAACCGAGCAAAGTGAATGGAAAATCCGTTCCAGCCAAGGAAAGGTTTGGCACAACTGCGCACAAAAATGGAAAACTATATGCCGTGGACCTATATGAGGACACTAGAAATGCAAAAGATCAAGATACCAATACACCTTTCAAAAGATGGCACAAGGCCGTTGACCACTGGGAACAAAAATCCGGTAAGCCAGTAGGTTTTAAAAGAATTGCCCATGGCATGGATGAACATGACCTGTTCGACTTTTTGGAAGAAGAGGATATCAATATGGAGTTGTTAGGCCCTTTCACGGACAATATTGAGGTAAATGGCGCACTAAGACCGGCCCTGCCTTTTTTGCATAAACATCCCGATGGAAGCATGATACATTTGGAATCCGATGATGAGGGTTCCCACCAGATTTCTGCCTCACATACAATTAATGGCCACTCTATAGCCTTTCGCCTAAGCTTTGGGAATGTAAGGGTTTTATTTACAGGTGACCTAAATAAAGAAGCCCTGGATATTATGACCAAAAAGATTGATACATCAAAACTCGCTTGTGAGGTCTTTAAAGCCCCACATCATGGATCCCATGATTTTGCAGTGCAAGCATTAAAAAAAGCAGCACCCATAGTTTCCATTGTTTCGTCAGGAGATGAACACGCCGGTAAGGAGCACATTCATCCCAGGGCTACACTAATGGCCGCCCTGGGTAATTCAAGTCGGACAGATATGTCCATAATCTTCAGTACCGAATTAGCGGCCTTTTTCAGATATCGCAAAGAATGCTATACCAGGGATAGTCTGGCAAAATTCTTCAAAGAGAGTACGCAAGAGACTTATACATCGGATGAGCTTAGGAAACTGTTCAGTGGTGTTCCGAAAAGAAATGTAGATCCCCCAGGCATGTTCTTCGGTTTTGAGAGAACAAATTTTGGCATTATCCATATCCGTACCGATGGGAAAAGGCTTTTGGTTTTTACGCATTCGGGAAAAAAGGGGTTAAACGAAGCCTATTCCTATACTATTGACGAAAATCATAACGTAACATCCAACAACATCATAAAAAAATAGAAAACCATAAGGAAAAACAATGTTGTTTTAACTAAAATGAAGCTGTTGCCTAAATACGCCATCCTGGCCCTATTTCTTGCCGTTAATACTATTCACTGGTCAAATGGCCAACATAATGATCCCAGTTTTCAATTGCACGTGGTGGACACGGATGGAGGGCTGGCAGCCATAATCGATTATGATGATTTGGAAATTATCTTTGGAGGCGGTGGAAAATTTGATTCGAGGGGGAACGAATTGTATGATTATCTGTCCACATCCAATATTATCAATGGTAACATTGAATTGGTCATAATGAGTCATGCGCATTCAGATCAGTTCAAGGGTCTCAAGAAAGTTTTTCAAAATTATATCGTTGACGAGTATTGGGATCCCGGCTATACCAATGAAATGCTTCAAAACCCTAGAAGTCCGTATCACAGGTTCTTAAAAACAGTTAGCTCGTCTTCCACTAAAATCCTTCGTCCAATTAGAAGGACCTATACACCCATCTTGGAAAGTGGCCGTATGGAAGGTATTAAATTGGATTCCATAAAGGATTTAAACATCTATCTCCTTTCCGCAGAAACTTCACCGGCCGGTGATGGCGAATCCTTGAAGGTCAACGAATCCTCAATCGTATTATTTATAGAAATAGGGAAGATAAAAATTCTGTTTCCAGGAGACATCCGGGCATTCAAATCCTCAAGATCAAATCAAAAGGACGAAAGGTTTATTGAGAATAAATTGGTTCAATACACAAAGAAAAATGGAAACATCCTACGTTCCAATATCTTAATAGCACCTCATGGAGGAAGTTCCTTATCCAGTTCCAAAGAATTTATAGAAACCATCAATCCCGATCATGTTGTTTTTGCCTCAAATGGCTTTTTTAACCACCCTAGAAAAAAGACCGTTAAAAGATATCTGGCAAACAATAGTAGTTTGTATCAGACAGGGCTAAATGTAGGGCCCTTAAATGACAATATTGTATTTACCTGTCACTTGGACGGTTCCATTGATGTTTCATATGCATCAAAAATAAAAAACCAGATAAGTTGGAATGGATTTTTAAAAAATGGCGATACACTCCGTTTAAACAATCTCAGAAATATTCTTAGCTCAAAAAGAAGGATAAGGGAAGGATACTCTGCGAGCTTTATCAATGCCAAAGGAAAAAAATCGTTGGCCAATGCAAATTTGTCAGGTATTAAATCCAAAAATGAGTTAGTGTTCTCCCAGCTCAATTTAAAAAATATAAATCTGAGTGGTGCCCAGCTACGTTTTGCAAATTTTAGATATGCGGATTTAAGAAATGCCAACTTTTCCTATGCACAACTGGAACTTGCCGATTTTACAGGAGCCGATCTAAGAGGAGCCAATTTTGATTTTGCAAGTATTAAAAACACTAGAATGGACAACGCTGTGCTTAATAAAAGTTTGGATACCATATTGAATCTTTCGAATACAACCCTAAAAGAAGTGTCTTTTTCAAATGCCGAGCTGAAAAATGTGATCTTTTCCAATGATTCCCTAAATGAGCTTATTTTTCGAAATACCAACTTGCAGGGGGCAGACCTAAAAGATTCCGACTTCACTGATTTTAGTTTTCAGGGTTGCGATTTACAATATGCCGATTTGAGTGGGTCCATTTTGGATTGTGCGGATTTCAAAGATGCAAAATTAAAAGATGCCAGATTGAACAATTCTTCGTTATACCGCGTTAATTTAGAGAGCGTTCCAGGGTTTGTACCCAACTTTACAGAATTGACATTATCTCAGGACCTGACAACCCTCTCCTACAAAAATTCCCCCCATGCCCTAATGGAATTGAGAAAGAATTTCAGTGATGCAGGTCTTACCAGACAAGAACGTCAGATAACTTATGCCATTGAAAAAAGTCGGCCTACAGATTGGAAAATGGAAGCTTGGTTTCGCTTTGCCCTATTTGATTTTACCTGTAGGTACGGGATGGAGCCATGGCGTCCTTTCAAAATAATGCTGCTCTTAATTTTTCTTTTAACACCTTTATATCTGCTCTCCCTATTTGTGGATAAAGACTCTGGAATCTGGAGAGCCGAATACAATGAAGTAAAGGATGAAACAACCCATACTAAAGTGACGGGAGGTTTTTTTAAAAAAATATTTACGTCGTTATATTTTAGCATTTTATCGGCCTTTAATATTGGTTGGAAAGATTTGAACATTGGCAACTGGCTTTTAAGATTACACTTCACAGATTATAGGTATTATGGGAAAGGATGGGTAAGAACACTGGCGGGCATCCAAGCGGTTACCAGTGTGTTCCTTTTAGCACTATGGGCATTAACCTACTTTGGAAATCCTTTTGCTTAACTTAACCCTGTAACAAATAATCGACCAACCCTCTAAATTCCAAGGTTGAATTAATTTCAGGAAAAGGTCGTCCAGCTTGGCGATACCAATATTCCGCATTCCATTCATCCCCTTCTTTTCGGTGTAAATAGGCATGTACCCAATTTGCCATTGGTGTTTCCAAACCATCGACCAAATCATGGGCCGCCTCCCAATCGTCCCTGGCATCGAACCATAGGGATTTTAAGGGATTGGGCCAGCCCTGTGGCGGTTCGTTCTGATGCAATGTGCTTTTAAATCCGTCAAAATCCTTGGGTAATGCCATACCTCAAAATTACAACTCGGTATCGAAAACCAACAGTTCGGTAGCTTCGGATTTCGTTAAAAATTTTTCCCAAGCTATTTTTAACCGAAAAATCAAATTGTATGAACTTAGACCATATTATAACGGACAATACGGGCATGGTGCACACCATAGCCTCTATTTTGGCCTTACTATTTGGTACATGGGTGCTACTGGCCAAAAAAGGGAATCGGTTCCATAAACAAATGGGGTATGCCTATACCGGAAGCATGGTGGTTGTTTTATTCACCTCTTTTTTCATGTATAACCTTTTTGGCGGCTTTGGGATTTTTCATGTATTTGCCATCATAAGCTCCCTTACCTTGATTGCCGGAATGATCCCCATTCTTAGGAGAAAACCC
The sequence above is a segment of the Muricauda sp. SCSIO 64092 genome. Coding sequences within it:
- a CDS encoding pentapeptide repeat-containing protein; amino-acid sequence: MKLLPKYAILALFLAVNTIHWSNGQHNDPSFQLHVVDTDGGLAAIIDYDDLEIIFGGGGKFDSRGNELYDYLSTSNIINGNIELVIMSHAHSDQFKGLKKVFQNYIVDEYWDPGYTNEMLQNPRSPYHRFLKTVSSSSTKILRPIRRTYTPILESGRMEGIKLDSIKDLNIYLLSAETSPAGDGESLKVNESSIVLFIEIGKIKILFPGDIRAFKSSRSNQKDERFIENKLVQYTKKNGNILRSNILIAPHGGSSLSSSKEFIETINPDHVVFASNGFFNHPRKKTVKRYLANNSSLYQTGLNVGPLNDNIVFTCHLDGSIDVSYASKIKNQISWNGFLKNGDTLRLNNLRNILSSKRRIREGYSASFINAKGKKSLANANLSGIKSKNELVFSQLNLKNINLSGAQLRFANFRYADLRNANFSYAQLELADFTGADLRGANFDFASIKNTRMDNAVLNKSLDTILNLSNTTLKEVSFSNAELKNVIFSNDSLNELIFRNTNLQGADLKDSDFTDFSFQGCDLQYADLSGSILDCADFKDAKLKDARLNNSSLYRVNLESVPGFVPNFTELTLSQDLTTLSYKNSPHALMELRKNFSDAGLTRQERQITYAIEKSRPTDWKMEAWFRFALFDFTCRYGMEPWRPFKIMLLLIFLLTPLYLLSLFVDKDSGIWRAEYNEVKDETTHTKVTGGFFKKIFTSLYFSILSAFNIGWKDLNIGNWLLRLHFTDYRYYGKGWVRTLAGIQAVTSVFLLALWALTYFGNPFA
- a CDS encoding DUF6913 domain-containing protein; this encodes MVFKGIQEKFKAKSGHKYLEDELKKPRFVRDKKGVSSIACIVDMDKFRNAEVFQSLIQQMGLKPNAVHVMGYKRGQDKYGMFSIPFCTDKDLGWNGSIENGDFSEFSGREYDVLVNYFTDDRLVLKLMSTKINARIRVGLKEADNTMNDLIFDCGLSDFKTFKTELEKYLRILNELG
- a CDS encoding DUF2306 domain-containing protein — encoded protein: MNLDHIITDNTGMVHTIASILALLFGTWVLLAKKGNRFHKQMGYAYTGSMVVVLFTSFFMYNLFGGFGIFHVFAIISSLTLIAGMIPILRRKPKTYISLHYNFMYWSVIGLYGAFLAEILTRIPPMLIKDKEIVPLFFNLVGLAIFVVMGIGYYIMIKKRKDWAKFENEKS
- a CDS encoding ComEC/Rec2 family competence protein produces the protein MGNIGFIQEDFVKTYAEAKKSSNKKMNLAFGDKVEILEFKRGWTKLRCLDSYDDSTKFVRGKLDLAESGVLKISMVDVQQGDGMIIESPKGKVVFVDGGDNKLFARHAAARYQHKKTTDSNRMDVEAIIITHGDADHFDGLNEIVKSEKNKTARKRLFIHPKRIFHNGLVKKPSKVNGKSVPAKERFGTTAHKNGKLYAVDLYEDTRNAKDQDTNTPFKRWHKAVDHWEQKSGKPVGFKRIAHGMDEHDLFDFLEEEDINMELLGPFTDNIEVNGALRPALPFLHKHPDGSMIHLESDDEGSHQISASHTINGHSIAFRLSFGNVRVLFTGDLNKEALDIMTKKIDTSKLACEVFKAPHHGSHDFAVQALKKAAPIVSIVSSGDEHAGKEHIHPRATLMAALGNSSRTDMSIIFSTELAAFFRYRKECYTRDSLAKFFKESTQETYTSDELRKLFSGVPKRNVDPPGMFFGFERTNFGIIHIRTDGKRLLVFTHSGKKGLNEAYSYTIDENHNVTSNNIIKK